AACTTACCTGATGGAAATTATTATTTCGAGGTAATCACAGGAAGTGAGAAAATGACAAAACCATTTCAGATTTCTACCAATGTAAACAGAACGGCTTCTGCCCTGTAATTTCTAATAGTAGAATTTCTAAAACCTTTGAATGAAAGCCTGAATCTTCGGATTTGGGCTTTTTTTTATTGAGTTTCAATTTTGCTTTTTTCATTAAGATTAAAAGTTTCGTTTTTTCATTTTACAAAAAATCTTAATTTTCAATCCAATTTTCTTAAATTTGCACCTCATTTGAGCAGATATAATCAATTATGTTTCAGAATCTTCAGGATAAACTTAACAGTGCCTTCAAAACCCTCAAAGGAAAAGGAAGGATTACTGATGTAAATATTGCCAGTACCATAAAAGAAATACGTAGGGCACTAATGGATGCCGACGTTAACTACAAGGTAGCCAAAGAAGTAACAGACCGTGTAAAACAAGAGGCCATAGACCGAAAGGTAATGATTGCAGTAGAACCGGGCCAGTTGTTTGTTAAAATTGTACAGGAAGAACTCACCACACTTATGGGCAGCACTGCCCAGGCCATAAACCTTAAAGGCTCGCCTGCTGTGATTTTGATTGCGGGTTTGCAAGGTTCTGGTAAGACTACTTTTTCAGGAAAATTTGCATCTTATCTTAAAAAACAGGGAAAACAAGTGATGTTGGTTGCCTGTGATGTTTACAGACCGGCGGCAATTACCCAGTTACAGGTTTTGGGTGAACAGATTGGCGTGGACGTATATGCAGAACCCGACAACAAAGATGCCGTTTCGATAGCCAAAAATGCAGTAGCCGAGGCTAAAATTAAAGGAAAAAGTATCGTAATCGTCGATACTGCGGGTCGCCTGGCAGTGGATGAGGTCATGATGACTGAGGTCGAAAACATCAAAAAGACCATAGCTCCTTCTGAGATTTTGTTTGTGGTTGACTCCATGACCGGTCAGGATGCGGTAAATACAGCCAAAACTTTTAATGACCGTCTTGATTTTGACGGTGTAGTGCTTACCAAACTCGACGGTGATTCGCGAGGTGGTGCCGCCCTTTCTATTAGAGCTGTGGTAGAAAAGCCTATCAAGTTTATGAGTACAGGCGAAAAGATGGAAGACCTTGACATCTTCCATCCTGATCGTATGGCCAGCCGTATTCTTGGAATGGGTGACGTGATTTCACTCGTTGAGCGTGCACAGCAAGCTTACGATGAAGACGAAGCCCGCAAGCTCAACAAAAAAATGAGGGAGAACAGCTTCGACCTCAACGACTTTCTTGGGCAGCTAGAGCAAATCAAAAAAATGGGTAATATCAAAGATATTATGGGTATGATTCCGGGTATGGGAGGTGCGGTCAAAGATCTGGATATCAGTAATGACTCATTTAAACCGATAGAATCTATCATAAAAAGTATGACACCCAAAGAGCGTGAATTGCCCGATATAATAGATGGCAACCGTCGTAAGCGTATCGCTTCTGGTGCAGGCCGCAGTATTCAGGAAGTCAATAATCTGTTGAAGCAGTTTGAACAGATGAAAAAAATGATGAAGAAATTTAATAAAATGACTCCGGGAGGAAAAGCCAGGATGTTTGGATAATTTACTGATATTTAATAACATAAAAAAAGAATCTTCAAAACTGGAGATTCTTTTTTTATTTTTCCAAAACTATGTAATCCTGTTTTAAAAGAAAAAAGTAATTATATCTCAATTATATTTTTACTATCAAACAGTTTAATATTTTTAACAAAAATAAGCCTCGAATCAACTTTTGATGGTAAATTGTTAAAAATAGAAAAACACCCAATTACATTCTTTGTGTCGGCTGCCGCCTGGGCCTTCATTTTTTTTCGAAAAAAAACGAAGCAAAAAAAACTGCACCCTGCAAACTCACACACTCAAAATTCTCAAAATCATTTATTTATGAATTTTATATTTCTCCAATCGAGAATTTTGATTGTGTTCAAACAGTGCAGGCTGATATAAGGTCACATTTGATATAATTTATCCGTTTAGCAGAATTAGTTTTAAAATTTACTTTTTCGAATAATAATACAATTTCGGAATTTCGGTTTGCGAACTCCGCTCCGACATCGTAAAATATCCCTTTACACCGGCATCCCAACATATAGCCTCACCCTGCGGCTCTGATACATAGGGGGCTCCTACATCTCTGGCCCTGGCTAGAGTTTGAAAAATAGACTCTCCTGAACGGGTTCTCCAATAAAAAACAGCAAAATAAGTTTTTAATAAAATCTCTTTGCCGTCTGCCGAAATATCGCCACCGGTTATTCCCCAAATCGGGATTGAACCCATAAATTCAGCTTCTTTTACACTTTCTAATGACTGAGGATATGCTAACCTAAATATTTTTTCATTAAATTCTCCTTTTGTGACAATATAAATATCCTTAGTCTTGGGATCAATTAAAATGGTTTCTGAGTCGTAGGAAGTATTATTTGGATAGGTAAACCTAATAATTTCCACACTATTTATATTATTGGCATTTTGAGTAGGCTCTTCGAATCTGTAAATTTGATATTCTTTGTAAATTTTAACATTGTCTCCAACATCTGGTGCATAAACATAACTTACACCGGTTTTTGGCCCGGGTCCGACCGCCAGATCTTCCCAGTCTCGGTTAGTTCCGGCCACGGGAATAAATTTTTGGTAAATTCCCTTATCAGAAATAAGGTGAATACCTGCCTGAGCCTCAGAATCTTCAATCAGCCAGAGATACCCCGGATTTTTTTGAGAAGCAGCCATACCGGAGACTTCATTCAGAATTTCAGTAGAAGGCAATATTGTAACCGGACTATCATTAAATTTCGCTACGCTATCTTTGACAACGGGCTTTGGATCATCTCCTCCATCTCCAAACAAAAAACAAGCGTTTAGTCCAAAACTCAACGCCACAAACAACAAAGCTCTTTTCAAAATTCCGATTTTTTTATTTCACAACGCAAAAACTATCCCAATTAGTCCGTAAAAATAATAATTAATTTTTGGCTTTGTTTTCTAAAACCAGGTCATGAAGTAATTCTATCCAAACATTCTGATCATTGAGACTCGGAACCAAATCCCATTTTTGACCGCCATGTTCTTCAAAAAGCTCACGATACTCTTCTCCTACTTCGATGGTAGTTTCGAGACAATCGGAAACAAATGCCGGCGAAAACGCAAGCACACTTTTAATTCCTTTTCCTGCTAATTCTTTTACCAAATCTTCACTGTAAGGCTTAATCCAGGGATCACGGCCCAATCTGGATTGAAAACTGGTAGTATAGGTACCTTCCTTTAAACCCAGCGAAGTTACCAACAAACGGGTGGTAGCAAAACACTGAGCACGGTAACAAAATTGATTTTTCTCGTTAATTTCAGCACAACATTCGCCCAATTTACAAACACCATAATCATCTCCTTTTCTGATCTGACGCTCAGGCAATCCGTGATAACTAAACACAAAATGCTCATAATTGTGATTGGCCATCATTTCACGGGCATTATTTACAAAACCCTGAAAAAATTTTGGGTATTGGTAGAAATAATTGACAAATTTTAACTGGGGAATTATCTGCCATTTCAACATTAATTCCATCACTTTCTGATATACCGAACCACTGGTTGCGGAAGCATATTGCGGAAAAAGTGGAATAACTATCAGTTCAGTAATTCCGGAAGTCTTAAATTCCGACAATTTTTCTTCAATTGAAGGGCTCTGATATCTCATCGCGATTTTTACGATATAATCTTCTCCCAATTTTTCCTGAAGCTGTTTCTGATTTGACAGACCGAATATTTTTAATGGCGAGCCTTCCTTTGTCCATAGTTTTTTATAAATCTTTGCTGATTTTGGAGCTCTGAAAGGTGCAATTATGAAGTTTACCAATAAAAACCTGGCAATATTCGAAATATCGATCACTCTGCCATCCATCAAAAACTCCCTCAGATATTTTCGTACATCAGGCACTTTCGGGGAATCAGGGGTACCCAGATTTACCAATAAAACTCCTGTCTTCTTATTTTTTACCACTTTTCTTTAATTATTTTTATAAATTTTTCCGTAAAATAAATATTCAGAAATTTTTTAGCGAAAATTCACAAAAAACTGTAATTTGTCATATTATTTATAACAAAAATCCTTAAAATTTACATTTCAAATCTTCCGGATTACCGCTTTTCTTTTTTAGATTAGAAATACCGGAAGTTTTATTTTTCTAAAAACCAAAACTTTATCAATAATGGCAACTTCAGTTTCAACTCATGAAAACATTGGTAATCAAATTATTAGTATCAAAGATTGCCTAAGAATTATTGGTATCGAAGAGATCGCCAACAATGTCTATGCTCTGCCTCATTTTGTGAAAGAGAAATCGTTAAAAAAGGCAAATAAGAAATAATTTCTTACTTGCCTTAAAACCATATTTTCTTAACAGTAATATTTCCGATTTTGTTTAATATGCTCTTACGGTTTTACCTTCCATAAAATTGATAAAAGCCGTGTTCACTACTTTATTCCCTCCCGGAGTTGGATAGTTTCCAGTGAAATACCAATCTCCAAGATGTTTTTGACAAGCTTTATTTAAGTTTTCTACTGTCTGATATACCACTGAAACCTCGGCATTAAGTCCTTCCGGCTTCACTATTTCGGCAATTTTATCAGAAATATCCTGATCACTGAAAGGTTCGAAGAGTGTCTTAACGAGATTCTGTTCACTCAACCGGCCTTCTGTTCTTAAAGCCAGTGCTTTTCGATAGACCTCTTCCTTTTTAAACTCCAATCCACGGTCTTTTAAGAGTCCTAGCATAGCTCTGAAAGCTACAAATTCTTTAACTTTAGACATATCTATGCCATAGCAATCAGGGTAGCGGATTTGCGGTGCCGACGAAACTATCAGGATTTTCTTTGGCCCCAATCGATCTAACAAAGTCAAAATACTCTTTTCAAGGGTTGTACCCCTTACTATGGAATCATCTATTACCACCAGTGTATCAACTTTTTTCCTGATAACACCGTGCGTCATTTCATATACATGCGTGACCATGTCGGAGCGGTCGTCGTCATTGGTGATGAATGTCCGGATTTTAACGTCTTTCGACACTAATTTTTCAAATCTTGGCTTAAAATCCAGAAGTTTGTCGAGTTCTTCTTCAGATAAATTTCCGGATTTGATTTTACTTTTTCTCCATTGAGCCAGATAGTCTTCTATGCCCTCAACCATGCCGTAAAAGGCAGCCTCGGCGGTATTAGGAATATACGAAAAAACTGTGTTTTCCAAATCATAATCTACTTCCTTCAAAATCTGAGGTATCAAAAGCCTTCCAAGAGTTTTTCTTTCCTGATAAATATCCGGATCTGAGCCTCTCGAAAAATATATACGCTCAAAGCTGCAGGAAAGTTTTTGAGTGGGTGGCATAATATTAAATTCGCCAAACTCCCCATGCTTGTCAATGATAAGAGCGTTGCCAGGTGTAAGCTCCTTAATATCAATATAATCAGCTCCAAAAGCCGCTTTAATGGGTGGCCTTTCAGAAGCTACTACTATCACCTCATCATTTGACCAATAATATGCCGGCCTGATTCCTGCCGGGTCTCTCACAACAAATGAAGCCCCGAAACCCGTAATGCCGGCCAGTGCATAGCCTCCATCAAAATCACGACATGCTCTATGCAATACACGCTGAAGATCCATATTGTCTTCAATGATATCGCTTAAAGCCGGATTTTCGTAAATACCTTTAAACCTCTCAAAAACCCGCTGATTTTCTTCATCAAGAAAATGCCCGATTTTTTCTAAAACAGTAATCGTATCGCCCAGGTCTTTTGGATGTTGACCCAATTTCACCAATTTTCCAAAAAGCTCATCGGCATTGGTCATATTGAAGTTGCCCGCACAAACCAGATTACGGCTACGCCAGTTGCTTTGACGAAGCAAGGGATGGCAATTTTCAATCTCATTTTTACCATGAGTACCATATCGAAGATGACCCAACCACACTTCACCCGAAAACGCCACATTTTTTTGTAACCAATCGGCATCCTTCAGTTTCTGAGGGTCGGTTTTCTTTACTTCAATATATTTTTCATTGATTTTTTTGAAAATATCAACCACCGCTCTGTTTTCTACAGACCTGTACCGGCTTATGTACCGGCTTCCGGGTGGCACTTCAATTTTCACATTGGCAACACCGGCACCATCCTGGCCACGGTTGATTTGCTTTTCCATCAACACATAGAGGCGGTTGATAGCATAGAGGGGCGTTCCGTACTTCGCGATGTAATAATCGAGAGGTTTTCTTAGTCGAATGAGGGCAATGCCACATTCGTGTTTGATAGCGTCACTCATATTTGATTTGAGAGGTATGCAGACCTGAAATTCTGCATTTTATTTTTTAGAATACAAAAATCGGCATATTAAAATTCCATTCCAAAAGATTGAATTATTTTTTCAAATTTAAAAAAAATCTCCCGCCCGAAATCCAAAACACCAAAACTTTCGTAAGTGCATGGGAAGCCGAACCAGAGAGTATTTCTTACAAAATATTCCTCTTTTTACCCGGTATTCTGAAAAAATAATTGATACAAATTTTTCGGATTTTAAAAAAAATTAAACCGAAGATTTGAAATAAACGATTGGAATTTTATGAAAAAACTAATTAAAATCAGCGTTTTCTCCTTAACAGGAATTTTTGTAGCCTTTTTGGTTTATGCCAATGCCGAATCCAAGCCCATGCATGCCTACGCACCCAAAACCGGAATTCTATTTTATGAATTGGAGACTGATCAGGCAGAAGCTTTCTCTCTGGAAACAAAAATCGAAAAAATGAAAGGAGTAACTGCTTGCTCGTATTCTCCTGAAACCAATAGGATGAGTATTCTTTTTAATCCTGAAAACTGTACAGAAGAACAGTTAAATAGTTTAATCAAAAAAGAAAATATAAAATATAAATCTCCTGAAATTCAGGGTGAATCAGGCCCCGAATGCCCGATTCCGCATGGATATATCCAGAAGTTTGAGCAGTTAAAATATGCCCTCAACTTCAGATAATTTTTACCAGCGTATTGTAAAAAACTGTTTAACAAAATCAAATCGTAAATTTTATTCAAAATGAAAAAGCTAAAAATCAGTGTTTTAATGGCGGCGTTTGTATTGTCTTTATCAGCTTGCCAGAAAGAAGAAGAAATGACTACTCCGACCTTGTATGATCGCCTCGGAGGTGTGAATGCCATTTCGGCAGTAGTAGATGAATTTATCGGAAGAGTGGCCGTAAACCCCGATATGGTAAGAACATTTAAGCCACTGCTTGATGATGTAACCAAAAACGGTGCAAGTTCGGCCAGACTGGCGAGTTTAAGAAACAACCTCATCGACCAGATTGGCGAAGCCGCCGGAGGACCTCAAAAATACAAAGGGAAAGACATGGTTACCGCCCACAAAGGCATGATGATTACTGAAAAGGAGTTTAATTCACTGGCGGGTGATTTATCGGGGGCATTAGACAAATTTAATGTTCCGGCAACTGAGAAAGGTGAATTGTTGACAGTCATAGGTAGCCTGAAACCTCAAATTGTAGGACAGTAATGGTTATTTTGGGATAAATGTAAGTAGTTTAGCAAAACGAAACACTCCTGATTATTTTTGGGAGTGTTTTTTTTATTTATGCATAATTAATGTCACGAATCCTCTAAAAATGACCCTTATAAAATAAAACCTAATAAATATCATAAATTAAGGACCCCTTCGGAGCTAATTTTAGAAATTATTCCGTTGTTATGTATATTTACGGAATTGTTTTGTTGATTTAAACCAAAAAAGTATCCTTTAACCCACTTCGGTGGGCAATGATTGGAAATTGCCAAACTTCATTTTTTTATGCTAGCTCATTCATTTCATATACCGGTCATGGGACTCGGCTACACCATTGACACTCCTGCAAGAGTTGCAAGATATGGTATCAGTTCAGTAGTCTCTATCGTCGAAGACAACCTCATCGAAAAAATGAGGAAGTTTTATTCTGAAAAAATTGGTGTTAATTACAAAGAGATCACTCTCAAAGACGAAGATTATCGTGCCCGCAGGATTACGGAATACCTCAATCTCATCAAGAAAATTGTTGATGAGCAATTTGACTCCTTAAAAAAAGAAGCTTTCGAAATTGGTACCGAAATTCATAAATATTTCGATTTACTTCCTGATACCGCTGAGCTTAAGAAAATGTACCATGATTTTCTGACAGCAGTTGGACAAGAAAAAGACAGAATAGAAAAGCAAATCAGAGAATCTCTGGTAAAAGGCTCAATAGATGTCAACATCATGACTAAGCTTGATAAGTTTAATTATGATAAAAACGGAGAGCAATTGCCGCCCGAATTCTGTGACGCTATGGCTGCACTGCGTGGATTTGCCAACTCTGACCTTGAATCTGGCATTGTGTTTTCGGCTGGTTTGAACCCAAGGCTATTTAGCTATTGTGCATCATTCTCAGACTTTTTCCCTAATGCCGAAGGTAAAATAAAAAAACAAATCATCCTGAAAGTAAGCGACTATCGCTCAGCTTTGATTCAGGGTAAGTTTTTGGCCAAAAAAGGACTTTGGGTTTCTGAGTTCAGAGTAGAATCAGGCCTCAACTGCGGTGGCCATGCTTTTGCCTCAGGTGGCTCATTGGTAGGTCCTATTCTTGAAGATTTCAAGAACAAAAGAGAAGAACTTCGTGCCGAATTACAGCAAATGTGCCAAAAGACCTGGACTGAAATGGGAATAGCAGAAACTAATCCTGAGCTAAAAATTACCGTTCAGGGGGGTGTCGGTACTGCACATGAGCACGAATTTTTGCTAGACTTTTATAAAGTTGACAGTGTTGGCTGGGGTAGCCCGTTTTTGATGGTACCCGAAGCCGTAAGTATTGATGATGACTCAATGAACCTGCTCATCAACGCCAAAAAAGATGATTATTTCTTAAGCGATGCCTCGCCATTGGGTGTACCATTTAACAATGTAAAAAATACCAGCTCGGTGGCTTTGATCAATAGAAATATTGAGAAAAACCGCCCGGGATCGGCATGTTACAAGAAATTTTTGCAGTTTAATACTGAGTTTACGAAAATTCCGATATGTACAGCTTCCAGAGAATATCAAAACAATAAAATCAAACAGATGGCATTGCCGGAAACTCCTCAGAAGGAGATAGAAAGGGGCAATGAAATAATAAAAGTGAAAGAATGTCTTTGTGAAGGCCTGGCATCTTCTGCTTTACTTAGCCATGGTATCATGCCTGACCGTAATCTCGATGCGGTATCGCTCTGTCCGGGTCCAAACCTGGCTTATTTTTCGGGTAGGTTTTCATTAAAAGAAATGATTGGCCATATCTATGGTCATAATAATTTACTCAACCAGGCTGTTCACAGACCGCATGTGTTTGTAAACGAAATCGAATTGAATATCAAATATTTGAAAAATCATATTCAGAAGTTTACCGAGGAAACCATTGAGCAGAAAAATAAATTTGTGGATGGTTATAAATCAACTTTAAACGAAGGAATAGCCTACTACAAAAATCTGTTGAATTCCATTAAAAACGAATCAGTAGAATTTTTGGAAAACATGCAAAAAGATCTTTTCAGATTGGAAGAAGAAATTGCTGAAATAGCTGTGACTGAAGAAGTGATGGCTTAAGTTTCATAAAATAGATTAATAAAATCCCTTTTGATTATTTTCGAAAGGGATTTTTTATTTGAAATTATCCACAAATCTGCTATCGTTTTTATTTAAAAATCAAAACCTAATATTTGTCATTTTTTGAATTGGTAAATATCATATTTCATATATAAAGAATAAAAGACTTTTATGTCTTCTTTTATTAAACAAATATTATATGATTAAAGACCTTTTACCAATTCAATAAAAAATGTTATCAAAAAACCAAGCCCGACTGTTTTTCCTGGGAGGAACGATAGTCACATTTGCCATTTTCCTGGCACTCTCCTGGACAACCCTGAGTAAAGAAGTCCCTAAAAATACCCATTCTGAAAACATAAGCCCTGAAGTAGTAAGGGGAAAGGAAATATGGGAATCAAACAACTGTATGGGATGTCATTCCATTTTGGGAGAGGGAGCATATTACGCTCCGGAACTCACAAAAGTTGTAGATAGAAGGCCTCCGGAATATATCAAAGCTGTTTTAATGTCTGAAATCCCCTGGTCGCCAAGAGGTAGAAAAATGGTAGCATATAACCTTTCAGAAGCACAGGCCAATGATGTATTGGCATTCCTGACCTGGATTGGTAAAGTTGACCTTAATGGCTTCCCGGCGAAACCTCAATACGAAAAAACTAATAAAGTAGTAAACCCATAATCATCATGAAATATAAATCACAAAAAGTAGCCTATTGGTTTTTTGCACTATCAATGCTACTTCTCTCTCTCCAAATCGTTTACGGATTCATTATGGGTTTTGCCCACATGGGATATGACAACCTTCACAGTGTAATCCCTTTTAATACTGCCCGGGCCGTACATACCAATCTGTTAGTGGTTTGGCTGTTGTCGGGCTTCATGGGAGCTGCATATTATATTATCCCTGAGGAAGCTGAACATGAGCTGGTTTCTGTAAAATGGGCATACATTCAGTTAATCTCCTTTGCTATAGTTGGGGTGGTAGCTGTAATCGGTTATCACTTAAACTACTGGGAAGGTCGGAAGTTTCTGGAAATCCCCCGCCCACTTGACTGGCTAGTAGTTGTCAATGTTTTAACCTTTCTGGGTTTAATATTGGCTACATTATATAAAGGTAAAAAAAGAACAACCACCTCATTGGTTCTCACCATGGGACTGGTATTTGCCGCACTGTTGTATTTACCGGGTATGATATGGTTTGACAACCAAACCATGGATTCATTTTTCCGGTGGTGGGTTGTACATCTTTGGGTAGAGGGTGTGTGGGAGCTTATCATGGGTGGAATTCTTGCTTTCTTGTTGATAAAAATTACTGGAGTTGACCGGGAAGTTATCGAAAAATGGTTGTATGTAATTGTTGGACTTACATTCATTTCGGGAATATTAGGAACAGGACACCATTATTACTATATCGGTGCAGGAAAAATGTGGCTAATAATAGGAGGTATATTCTCAGCCCTTGAGCCTTTGGCATTTTTGGGAATGGCACTATTTGCAATAGCAATGTATAGAAAAGGTGAAAAAAGACATCCCAATAAAACGGCACTTAACTGGACACTTGGCACTGCCATTGTTTCATTTGTAGGAGCCGGTTTACTTGGCCTCGCTCATACTTTACCACAGGTCAATCTTTACACCCATGGCACACTGGTTACAGCCATGCATGGTCACCTGGCTTTCTGGGGAGCATATGCCATGATTGTCCTGGCTATTATAAGCTATGCCTTACCTAATCTTACAGGCAGAAAACTCTATGATACAACACACGGTCAACTGGCATTTTGGCTGAGTAACATAGGTATGCTGGGTATGACAGTGGCCTTTGGCGTAGCAGGTGTATCGCAGGTTTATATGGAACGCATCATAGGCATTGAGTTTGGCGAAGTACAACAGGAAATCCAGGTTCATTTTCTGATATTGGTATTATGTGCCACCATGTTTACAGCCGGAATATCTTATTATATATATGAATTCCTGAAATATGGCACTCCAAATGACGAAGCTTTAGTTTCTAATTGATTGTTTAATAAATTTTTTTAACAGCATTTGAGTCTAAAACTCAAAGGCCATCTTAATCACATTACCCGCAGAGTGTTTTCTGCGGGTAATTTTTCAAGAAAATACTAATGATTGCAAAAAGTCCTTATTATCTCCCGATTGATAAAGAAGAAGATGTGTTCAGGCATGCTTTTTCAAACAAAATTCCGATACTCCTGAAAGGACCAACAGGTACCGGTAAGTCAAGATTTATCGAGTATATGGCTCATAGTTTGAGCAAAGAACTGATTACGGTAAGTTGCCATGAAGAAACCTCCTCTACTGACCTTATAGGTAGATTTATCATAAAAGGCTCTGAAACCATCTGGATGGATGGCCCGCTTACAAAAGCCGTTAAAGAAGGTACTGTTTTGTATCTTGACGAAATCGCTGAAGCCCGACCTGATGTAATAGTAGCTATCCATTCTCTTACCGACCACCGAAGAGAATTATATATTGACAAACTAGGTCAAACTGTAAAAGCACACGAAGATTTTATGTTAGTTGCTTCCTTTAATCCCGGCTATCAGAGGGGTTTTAAAGAATTAAAACCTTCTACCCGACAAAGATTTGT
The sequence above is a segment of the Cytophagaceae bacterium genome. Coding sequences within it:
- the ffh gene encoding signal recognition particle protein, whose translation is MFQNLQDKLNSAFKTLKGKGRITDVNIASTIKEIRRALMDADVNYKVAKEVTDRVKQEAIDRKVMIAVEPGQLFVKIVQEELTTLMGSTAQAINLKGSPAVILIAGLQGSGKTTFSGKFASYLKKQGKQVMLVACDVYRPAAITQLQVLGEQIGVDVYAEPDNKDAVSIAKNAVAEAKIKGKSIVIVDTAGRLAVDEVMMTEVENIKKTIAPSEILFVVDSMTGQDAVNTAKTFNDRLDFDGVVLTKLDGDSRGGAALSIRAVVEKPIKFMSTGEKMEDLDIFHPDRMASRILGMGDVISLVERAQQAYDEDEARKLNKKMRENSFDLNDFLGQLEQIKKMGNIKDIMGMIPGMGGAVKDLDISNDSFKPIESIIKSMTPKERELPDIIDGNRRKRIASGAGRSIQEVNNLLKQFEQMKKMMKKFNKMTPGGKARMFG
- the hemH gene encoding ferrochelatase yields the protein MVKNKKTGVLLVNLGTPDSPKVPDVRKYLREFLMDGRVIDISNIARFLLVNFIIAPFRAPKSAKIYKKLWTKEGSPLKIFGLSNQKQLQEKLGEDYIVKIAMRYQSPSIEEKLSEFKTSGITELIVIPLFPQYASATSGSVYQKVMELMLKWQIIPQLKFVNYFYQYPKFFQGFVNNAREMMANHNYEHFVFSYHGLPERQIRKGDDYGVCKLGECCAEINEKNQFCYRAQCFATTRLLVTSLGLKEGTYTTSFQSRLGRDPWIKPYSEDLVKELAGKGIKSVLAFSPAFVSDCLETTIEVGEEYRELFEEHGGQKWDLVPSLNDQNVWIELLHDLVLENKAKN
- a CDS encoding amidophosphoribosyltransferase, with amino-acid sequence MSDAIKHECGIALIRLRKPLDYYIAKYGTPLYAINRLYVLMEKQINRGQDGAGVANVKIEVPPGSRYISRYRSVENRAVVDIFKKINEKYIEVKKTDPQKLKDADWLQKNVAFSGEVWLGHLRYGTHGKNEIENCHPLLRQSNWRSRNLVCAGNFNMTNADELFGKLVKLGQHPKDLGDTITVLEKIGHFLDEENQRVFERFKGIYENPALSDIIEDNMDLQRVLHRACRDFDGGYALAGITGFGASFVVRDPAGIRPAYYWSNDEVIVVASERPPIKAAFGADYIDIKELTPGNALIIDKHGEFGEFNIMPPTQKLSCSFERIYFSRGSDPDIYQERKTLGRLLIPQILKEVDYDLENTVFSYIPNTAEAAFYGMVEGIEDYLAQWRKSKIKSGNLSEEELDKLLDFKPRFEKLVSKDVKIRTFITNDDDRSDMVTHVYEMTHGVIRKKVDTLVVIDDSIVRGTTLEKSILTLLDRLGPKKILIVSSAPQIRYPDCYGIDMSKVKEFVAFRAMLGLLKDRGLEFKKEEVYRKALALRTEGRLSEQNLVKTLFEPFSDQDISDKIAEIVKPEGLNAEVSVVYQTVENLNKACQKHLGDWYFTGNYPTPGGNKVVNTAFINFMEGKTVRAY
- a CDS encoding group 1 truncated hemoglobin → MKKLKISVLMAAFVLSLSACQKEEEMTTPTLYDRLGGVNAISAVVDEFIGRVAVNPDMVRTFKPLLDDVTKNGASSARLASLRNNLIDQIGEAAGGPQKYKGKDMVTAHKGMMITEKEFNSLAGDLSGALDKFNVPATEKGELLTVIGSLKPQIVGQ
- a CDS encoding cytochrome c — encoded protein: MLSKNQARLFFLGGTIVTFAIFLALSWTTLSKEVPKNTHSENISPEVVRGKEIWESNNCMGCHSILGEGAYYAPELTKVVDRRPPEYIKAVLMSEIPWSPRGRKMVAYNLSEAQANDVLAFLTWIGKVDLNGFPAKPQYEKTNKVVNP
- a CDS encoding cbb3-type cytochrome c oxidase subunit I, which encodes MKYKSQKVAYWFFALSMLLLSLQIVYGFIMGFAHMGYDNLHSVIPFNTARAVHTNLLVVWLLSGFMGAAYYIIPEEAEHELVSVKWAYIQLISFAIVGVVAVIGYHLNYWEGRKFLEIPRPLDWLVVVNVLTFLGLILATLYKGKKRTTTSLVLTMGLVFAALLYLPGMIWFDNQTMDSFFRWWVVHLWVEGVWELIMGGILAFLLIKITGVDREVIEKWLYVIVGLTFISGILGTGHHYYYIGAGKMWLIIGGIFSALEPLAFLGMALFAIAMYRKGEKRHPNKTALNWTLGTAIVSFVGAGLLGLAHTLPQVNLYTHGTLVTAMHGHLAFWGAYAMIVLAIISYALPNLTGRKLYDTTHGQLAFWLSNIGMLGMTVAFGVAGVSQVYMERIIGIEFGEVQQEIQVHFLILVLCATMFTAGISYYIYEFLKYGTPNDEALVSN
- a CDS encoding CbbQ/NirQ/NorQ/GpvN family protein, yielding MIAKSPYYLPIDKEEDVFRHAFSNKIPILLKGPTGTGKSRFIEYMAHSLSKELITVSCHEETSSTDLIGRFIIKGSETIWMDGPLTKAVKEGTVLYLDEIAEARPDVIVAIHSLTDHRRELYIDKLGQTVKAHEDFMLVASFNPGYQRGFKELKPSTRQRFVALTFGYPEAKIETEILRNETAIDEATATKLVNIGNKIRNLTELGLAETVSTRLLVDAAKLIHSGLPKRLSVKVAVVEPLSDEPQVNEALTDLCNLMI